GTAGCTCAAAGTTCTCGTACTTGTCGGTTTCCCATTCCTTCATCTTTTTAGGGTAACGTACAGATACCCCATTCATGTCGAGGTATTTCTTCATTCCGATTTCGCACAGTTTACCCCTGAAGGCTTTCGCAAAATCGGCTACGTTTTGCTGCTTGTGCGATCCCCAAAATAGCGATGTCAAGTTTTTCTTTTTACCAACCGTATGCGAAAAGGCGAATTCAAATGCTTCCTCTAATGCGCTTGTTAGAATAAAGTCGCTTTTAAAATCTTTTCCCTGTGTGGTGAGGTAAGATACTTCAATGTTTTCTAGTTCTTCTGTCATATTAGCTGGTATTGGTACTGCTCTAAATGTAGCATAAACAATTCAGGAATCCGATTTTTTATCGCATTATTTTAATGGTTTTCCTGCGAAATCTTTTCGAGGGGAAAATGTGCTTAAGCGCTACAATAGGGGACACAATTGGCTATCTTTGTTAGAATCCAAAAATATGGTACTATGCTTTCATCTCTTTTGGTAAAGAATTACAGATGCCTTAAATACTTGAAGGTCGACCAGTTTTCGCACGTTAACCTTATTACGGGCGAGAACAACACGGGGAAATCGACGCTGCTCGAAGCCATTTCGCTCTTTATTAGCCAGGGCGAGGTGGGGTGGATTTTTAAGCTGCTCTCGGAGCGAGGCGAGTACTACCGGTCAGAATCCGACAGCGATAGTACGAACTTCAACCTGAAGTCGCTATCGTCGCTGTTCTACGACCGGCAGGTTTTGGTTGACGACGAGGGTAGCAGCATCACCATAACCACCAACGGAAGCGAGAATGAGGCGAGCAGCCTTACCCTTCGAATTGTTGAGATGGGGAGCCAGCATGCGCTCGGGCTCGAGGTGGTTAACGCTTCGCAGAAGGTGGTTATGCCGCTGTTTATCGATCATCCTTCGCGCTTCTACTGCAACATAGAGTCGCTGTTCCCTTTTCAGCTGGTAAGGACTAGCACCAACTATAAGCTTAACGAGCAGCTTTGGGATAAGATCATCCTTACGGAGAAGGAGGACTTCACCATAGAGGCGCTTAAAATTGTCGATCCGAACATCGAGCGGTTGGCGTTTATCCAGATTGATGCCTCGGGGTACCGTAAGCCCGTCGTTAAGCTTAAGGGTAGAGATACCGTTATCCCGCTTTCGGGGATGGGTGACGGCATTAACCGGGTGCTATCCATCATCCTTGCCTTGGTAAACTGCTCCAACGGCATTCTGCTTATCGATGAGTTTGAGAATGGGCTTCACCACCACGTTCAGCATAAGCTGTGGGAGGTTATATTTAGCATGGCCAGCAAGCTGGGCATTCAGGTGTTTGCCACCACGCATAGCAACGACTGCATCTACACGTTCGAGCAGCTGCTCAACGACGATGTGCACATCAACGACGGGAAGCTCATCCGCCTCGATAATAGGGATGGAAAGATTGTTCAGGTAGAGTTTGACCCCGAGGAGATGCGCATTGCCACCGAGCAGCGCATTAACCTCCGATAAATTGAGGCTGTAGGTATGGATATAAGGGCAAAGGCAAGCAGAAAGCTGCTCGTTGAGGGAAGCGACGACCAGCACGTTATCTTGGCGTTGTGCAGCCGGCACAAGCTGCCGGTTACGTTTGATGTGGTAGACAACCGTGGCGTAACCAACCTCCTTAAAAGCATAAGCGTTTGGCTAAAGACCTCGTCGTTGGAAACGCTGGGGATGATCCTTGATGCCGACGAGCAGGTGGAGAAGCGCTGGCACGAGGTGAAGGGGCGCTTGGAGCAGGCGGGGTATCACCTCCCCGACCATTCGGTGAGGGGCGGCACCATCCTGCGCCAGCCGGGGCTGCCGGTGGTTGGCATTTGGCTGATGCCCGACAATATCTCCAGCGGCATGCTCGAGGATTTTCTAAAGTACCTGATTCCCGAAGGCGACCTGCTGCTGCCCGAGGCCGAGCGCACCCTCGACCGGCTGGAGCTGGAGCGCATCAACGGCTACAAGCACGTGCATCGGGCAAAATCGCTGCTGCACACCTGGCTGGCGTGGCAGGACAGCCCCGGCATGCCCATCGGCGTTGCCATTACGCACAGCTACCTCGATACCAACTCCGACCTCGGCTACGAGTTTGTGGAGTGGCTGCGGGAGTTGTTTGGATAGGATGAATACGAAAATACCCCTGACAGGGTTTTAAACCCTGTCAGGGGTAGGTGCAAATAAAAGAGAGGTTCTATTTTAGAACCTCTCTTTGCTTATGTTGCAGCTTCTTTTTTAGTAGCGGTAGTGCTCGGGCTTGTAGGGGCCTTCCACCTTAACGCCGATGTAGTCGGCCTGCTTTGCCGAGAGCGTGGTGAGCTTTACGCCCAGCTGCTCGAGGTGTAGGCGGGCAACCTCCTCGTCGAGATGCTTAGGCAGGCGGTAAACGTCGACCTTAAGGTCCTTCTCCCAAAGCTCGATTTGCGCAAGGGTTTGGTTGGTGAACGAGTTGCTCATCACGAACGATGGGTGGCCGGTGGCGCAGCCAAGGTTTACCAAACGGCCTTCGGCCAGCAGGAAGATGGCGTGGCCATCGGGGTAAACGTACTTGTCGACCTGTGGCTTGATGTTGATCATCTTGATGCCGGTCCACTTGTTGAGGCGGTCTACCTGAATTTCGTTGTCGAAGTGGCCGATGTTGCACACGATGGTCTGGTCCTTCATGCCGGCCATGTGCTCGGCGGTGATGATGTCGCAGTTGCCCGTGGTGGTGACGAAGATGTTGCCCTCGGGTAGGGTCTCCTCGATGGTCTTCACCTCGAAGCCTTCCATGGCAGCCTGTAGGGCGCAGATGGGGTCGATCTCGGTAACGATTACGCGGGCCCCGTAGGCGCGCATCGAGCGGGCGCAGCCCTTACCCACGTCGCCGTATCCGCAGACAACAACCACCTTGCCGGCGATCATCACGTCGGTGGCGCGCTTGATGCCGTCGGCGAGCGACTCGCGGCAGCCGTACAGGTTGTCGAACTTGCTCTTGGTAACCGAGTCGTTGACGTTGATGGCGGGGATCAGCAGCTCGCCGCGCTCCATCATCTGGTACAGGCGGTGAACGCCGGTGGTGGTCTCCTCCGAAACGCCCTTCCACTCGGCCACGGTGCGGTGCCACTTGCCGTGGTCATCCTTTAGGATCTGCTTAAGCGCATCGAGGATCACGCTCTCCTCGTGGCTGCCGGGGGTGTAGTCGAGCACCTTGGCGTCGTTCTCGGCGGCGTATCCCTTGTGGATAAGCAGCGTTGCATCGCCGCCATCGTCTACGATGAGGTTGGGGCCCTTGCCGCTGGGGAACGATAGCGCCTGGGCGGTGCACCACCAGTACTCCTCGAGGCTCTCGCCCTTCCAGGCGAATACGGGTACGCCGGCAGCGGCAATGGCGGCAGCGGCATGGTCTTGGGTGGAGAAGATGTTGCAGCTGCACCAGCGTACATCGGCGCCTAGGTCTACCAGGGTTTCGATGAGTACGGCGGTTTGGATGGTCATGTGCAGCGATCCCATCACGCGGGCACCCTTCAGGGGCTTCTTACCTTCGTATTTTTTGCGGATGGCCATCAGTCCGGGCATCTCCTTTTCGGCAATCTCAATCTCTTTTCTACCCCAGTCGGCTAGCGATAGGTCGGCCACCTTGTTGGGGAGCTTTTCGTCAATTGTATATGAAAACATGCGGGTAAATTTTTGCGCTAAGGTAGCGATTTATGGTTAATTGGGTGCTGCGTTGTTTGATGTTACGTTAACGTCTGCTCGATCTTAGGTACGGCCATTGGGCTATGCGGGGTTCGGCCTCTCCGGGCTGTCGGCGGGGTAGAACCATTAGGGCCTGTTGCGCTTCCCGATTTCATCGGCGGGTGCAAGGGCAGGGCGACTTCCGTGCTTAGCTTGGCCGCGATGACAAGAGCCCATAGCCATGCGAGGAAGCCTCTTCCGAACGTTGGGAAATGATTTCCTGAAGCGGGGAAGCCTCTTCCGAATGTTGGGAAATGGTTTCCTGAAGCGGAGAAGTCGCTTCCGAACGTCAGAAGATGATTTTCTGAAGCGGGGAATCGCTTTAGGGGAAAATAAAAGAGGCATCCTGAAAAGGATGCCTCTTTTATTGGTGGTCACAGCGGCTAGAGCAGCGCGTTGAGCTTCTCAACCAGCTTAGCCTTTGGAACGGCGCCCACCTGCTTGTCCTTCACCTCGCCGTTTACGATGAACAGCACGGTGGGGATGTTGCGGATGCCGTACTTGGTGGCAATGGCGTTGCAGTCGTCAACGTTTACCTTGCCGATAACGGCCTTGCCGTCGAACTCGCCGTGCATCTCCTCGATGATGGGGGTGAGCATGCGGCATGGCCCGCACCATTCTGCCCAAAAGTCTAGTACTACAGGCTTGTCGGCCTTAGCTACCAATTCCTCGAAGTTCCCTTCGTTAATTTCTAGTGCCATATGGAGTTGTTTTAATTGTTTTCGTCCGTGATGCAAAAGTATCAAATTGCGGTAAACGATGCTTCGTAAGCGCCGAAATATTGCGTCTATATAGCGCGGCTAGTCTACCAGCCTAAAGTTGATGCTGTTGTGCTGCAGGTAGTCGATAAACTCGTGGCTAAGCCCCACCCGGAAGGTGCGCGAGTGCATTTCCACCGAAAGTTTGTCGGCGGGGTCAACCAGCTTCACCTTAAGGGCGATGTTGCCCTTGCTGCTCTCCACGTAGTTCTTGATCTCGGCGGCCAGCTCGTCGGTGATGCTGAAGATGGGCAGGGTGAGCTGGATGCCCTTCACCATCTCGTCCTTGACGTTGGGCAGCTGGCGGATGAGCTTGATCTTGGCCTCCATCTCGCCGGGGCGGAAGGGGTGCTCGTGCACCGAGCCGCGGATCAGCAGCGAGTAGCCCTCGTAGAAGAAGCTGCGGAACTGCTCGTAGTCCTTTCCGAAGAGGGTAAACTGGTGGCTGTCGGCGTAGTCCTCCACGGTAATCGAGCCGTAGGGCTTGCCGGTCTTGGTCATCAGGTTGCGCGCCGAGGTTATCATGCCGGCCACCGAGAAGTCGCGCCCCGCCATCGCGGGCAGGTCGTTGAGGTCGGTGAGCGTGCAGTTGGTAAAGTTGTCGATCTCCACCCGGTACTCGTCTAGCGGATGCGACGAGAGGTAGATGCCCACCACCTCGCGCTCCTTGTTCAGCGTCTCGAGTTTGTTCCACTCGGGGGCGTTGGCCGGCGGCTCGGGCTTCTGCACGATCTCTGCCGACGCGATGGCGCCGAAAAGGCTATTGCTGGCGCTGTTCCGCTCGTTCTGCACCAGGTTGCCGTAGCGGATCAGGCTTTCTATAAAGGTCACGTTCTTGGTGTCGGGGGCAAAGTAGGCCGAACGGGGTAGGGTGCTCAGGCTGTCGAATCCGCCGGCAAGGATGAGCGTCTCCAGGTTCTTGCGGTTGGCCGAGCTGAGGCTTACCCGCTCCACTACATCGTAGATATCCTTGAAGGGACCCCCCTTCTTACGGGTTTCTATGATGGCGTTAACGGCTCCTTCGCCGAGCCCCTTTACGGCGCCCAGCCCAAAGCGAACCGCACCCTTCGAGTTCACCGAAAACTTGTAGTTACTTTCGTTGATGTCGGGGCCCAGCACCGAAATACCCATGCGCTTGCACTCGTCCATGAAGGTGGTAATCTTCTTGATGTCCGAGAGGTTGCGGCTCAGCACCGCCGCCATAAACTCCGAGGGGTAGTGCGCCTTCAGGTAGGCGGTTTGGTACGACACGTAGGCGTAGCAGGTGGAGTGCGACTTGTTGAAGGCGTACTGCGCAAAGGCCTCCCAGTCGGTCCACACCTTCTCCAGGATCTTGGCGTCGTGGCCCCGCTCGGTAGCCCCCTTGATGAAGTCGGCCTTCAGCTTGGCCATCATGTCAATCATCTTTTTACCCATCGCCTTACGCAGCGTATCGGCCTGGCCCTTGGTAAAGCCGGCCAGCTTCTGCGACAGCAGCATCACCTGCTCCTGGTATACGGTAATCCCGTAGGTATCCTTCAGGTACTCCTCCATCTCGGCGATGTCGTACTCAATCTTCTTGCGGCCGTGCTTACGGTCGATGAAGTCGGGGATGTACTCCAGAGGGCCTGGGCGGTAGAGGGCGTTCATCGCAATGAGGTCCTCGATGCGGTTGGGCTTCAGGGCGCGCAGGTACTTCTTCATGCCCGGCGACTCGAACTGGAACAGCGCGGTGGTGTCGCCGCGCGAGTACAGCTCGTAGGTGGCCGCATCGTCGAGCGGGATGGTGTCGATGTCGAGGTCGATCCCCTTGCTGCCAAGGATGTACTCCTGCGCATCCTTTATGATGGATAGCGTTTTAAGGCCAAGGAAGTCCATCTTGAGCAGGCCGATATCCTCCACGTGCTTGCCGTCGTACTGGGTCACCAGCAGCTCGGCATCCTTGTGCGTGCTCACCGGGATGTAGTTCTCCAGATCATCTTTGGCAATGATGATGCCGCAGGCGTGGATGCCGGTTTGGCGAACAGCCCCCTCGAGGGTTTCGGCAAAGCCCAGCGTCTTTGCGATTAGCGGGTTGGGCGATGTCCGCTCCTGGTTCAGCTCCGGCACCTCCTGGAAGGCCTTTGCCAGCGTGGTGCCCGGTTTTTCGGGAACCATCTTGGCCAGGCGGTCGGCCTCGGGCAGCGGCAGCTTCTGCACGCGGGCCACATCCTTGATGGCCATCTTGGCCGCCATTGTCCCAAAGGTGATGATGTGCGCAACGCGCTTCTCACCGTATTTTTTCGATACCCACTTGAGCACCTCTGCGCGCCCCTCCTCGTCGAAGTCGATATCGATATCGGGCATCGATATACGGTCGGGGTTAAGGAAACGCTCAAACAGCAGATCGTACTTTACGGGGTCGATATTGGTAATCTTTAGGCAGTAGGCAACGGCCGATCCGGCCGCCGATCCACGGCCTGGGCCAACCGATACGCCCATGTCGCGGGCTGCCCGTATAAAGTCCCACACGATGAGGAAGTAGGAGGGGAATCCCATGTTTTCGATAACGCCAAGCTCAAAGTCGACGCGCTCCTTTGTTTCGCCCGAAAAGCCGTCGCCCCAGCGCTCCTTGGCACCCTCGTAGGTAACGTGGCGCAGGTAGTGCATCTCGCCGTCGAACCCCTCGGGGATGGGGAAGATGGGCATGATGGGCTTTTTGTTGAGCTCGTAGCTCTCTATCTTTTCGTCGATTTCCTGGGTGGTGGCAATTGCCTCGGGGTACTCTGCAAAGAGGCGCTCCATCTCTTCGGGGCTCTTCAGAAACTCCTGCTTGGTGTAGCGCATACGGGTAGGGTCGTCAATATCCTTGCCCGTGTTTAGGCAGATGAGCAGGTCGTGCGCGTCGGCATCCTCAGCGTTGATAAAGTGCACGTCGTTGGAGGCAATGTACTTTATGCCGGTCTCCTGCGATATCTTCTTTATGATCTCGTTAACCTTCTTCTGGTTTTCGAATATTTCGGAGTCGATCTTATGATCACCCGATTGGTGCAGCTGCAGCTCCATGTAGTAGTCGTCGCCAAAGATGTTCTGGAACCATTTGGCCACCTTTAGTGCCGCCTCGTATCCCTCGTGCATTACAGCTTGGGGAAGCTCACCGCCAAGGCAGGCCGAGCAGGCTACAATTCCTTCGTGGTAGCGCTCCAGCAGGTCTTTGTCAATACGGGGCTTGTAGTAGTATCCCTCTATCCACGAGTAGGAGACAATCTTCATCAGGTTTTGGTATCCCTCGTAGTTCTTGGCAAGCAGGATGAGGTGGTCGCCGCTACGGTCGTCCTTGTCGCTCTTGTCGAAGCGGCTGTTCCTGGCCACGTAGGCCTCCACGCCAAGAATGGGTTTTATGCCCAACTCCTTCGCCTTTTTGTGGAAGAGTTTCACCCCAAACATGTTTCCATGGTCGGTGATGGCAATAGACTTCATCCCCTTTTTTGTGGCAGTTTTCAGTATGCCGGCAATGCTTGCCGCCCCATCGAGGATGGAGTATTGGGTATGCACGTGTAGGTGCGTAAATTCGGCCATATATGCTTGATTGATTGAGGTTGTTCTACAGCAACCTTTGGGCAATAAAGTTAGCGATATTTTTTTGTTGCCCGTGGGTCCATGTTGCCATTGGCGGTTGATTATTTCGAACCAATTCTATTCCGCTGATTGCTAGGTGTGCGGATTGTTCCTTACTTTGTTATTCATTTTTAATAAGCCGACGCTGCAGCTCCCTGCGGATTTAACTCTACATCTTGGAGAATCGAGCCCTTCTTGCATGACAGTCCAATCTTAAGCAGCAAGGGGGGAGGTTGAGAGTTTGGAGATACGAACCATTACCGCTGGTAGGGGCGATTTAATCCGTTAAACATTACTTAAAAAGAAAGGGCTGATAATCGGAATTTTATAGGAAAGTCGTATCTTAGCGCCGCAAATAACGTAGGTTGTTTAACTTTAAAATTTTAGAAAATGCCTGTAAAAATTCGTTTGGCACGTCATGGTAAGAAAGATTACGCTTTCTATCACATTGTCGTTGCAGATAGCAGGGCGCCACGTGATGGTAGATTTATCGAAAGGATTGGTTCTTACAATCCCAACACTAATCCTGCTACAATCGAGATCAAGTTCGAAAAAGCACTTGACTGGATGTTTAAAGGCGCCCAACCTACCGACACTGTAAGGTCAATTCTTTCAAAGAAAGGCGTTCTTATGAAAAAGCACCTTCTTGAAGGTGTTAAGAAAGGCGCTTTTACTGCTGAAGTTGCAGAGGAAAAGTTCAATGCTTGGTCTGCAGATAAGTCTAACAAGACTACTGCTGAGCTTAATCAGCTAACTCAGGCAAAGAACGACGCAAAGCGCGCACGTCTTGCTGAAGAGGCCAAGCAAAAGGAAGCAAAGGCTGCTAAGCTTGCCGAAAAGCTTGCTGCTGCCGCTGCTGCTGCTGCTCCTGCTCCTGAGGCTGCTGCCGAAGAAACCACCGAAGAGGCTGCTGAATCTACTGAAGCTTAATCTTTGGATCTTATGCATTCAGGAAAGAGTTGCGTTGCCGAAGTTATTAAGACCTTTGGTGTAAACGGAGAATTAGTACTTAAGCTTTATAGTAGCTTTCCTGAAGAGATTGACTTAGAGGAACCGGTTTTCATCGATATCGATGGAATCGCGGTTCCTTTCTATTTTAAATCATTCCGCTTCAACGGAAAAAGTAAGGCGGTAGTTGTATTCGACGACTTTGAGTCGGAGTTGCTCGCCGAAGAATTAGTAGAAAAGAAGGTCTTGTGCGACGATGAACTTTTAGAGGTTGACGATGACGAGCCTTCGCCCTCCGACTTTATTGGTTACAAGGTGCTAACCCACTGCGATACGCCGCAGATGATTGGTACGGTTGAGGATTACTACGACTACCCGAATAACCCCCTATTCCAAGTTCTTACCGCCGACGATCAGGAGATTCTCCTCCCTGTCAACGAAGATTTTATTGTCGCTATCGACGATGAGCAGGAATCGCTTTACGTCGAATTCCCCGAAGGTTTTCTCGATATTTTTGAAGAGTAGGATGTAACTTTTTGGAAGGGTTGTCGTCATAGAAGGAAAACTACAACCATGACAAAAAAATTACTATTTTCTTTAGGACTACTGCTTGTGTCCTGTGTATTCGCCTATGCTCAGAAGGGGCGCGTGTATGTTGCTGACAATTTCGACGGCATTAAGTTTGCGCTACCGGTAGAACTCAACATCTCTATTGGGAGCAAGTTTGAGGTAAAAGCGGTTGGTGCCGCAGAGGATATCGATTGGATAGTTGTCGAGAAAAACGGAAGCTCGTTGAATATTAAGTCGAAGTCAAAGCATGGGCATCATCGTTTTGATCGAGGAACAAAAGTCTATGTAACGCTTCCTCGCTTAGAGGAGTTATCACTGGCAGGTTCGGGAGATATTTACGTTAAGGGTGATGTTAAAGGGGGCGCATTACAAGTTAATGTGGCCGGCTCGGGAGATATTGCAGTAGAAAAAGTTTCGGTGGATATCTTTGGTGTAAACGTGTCGGGTTCGGGGAATGTAAAAATTACCGATCGCTCCTCAGCCAACAGAGCAGAGTATAAGATTGCTGGTTCTGGATCAGTTTCATCTCGTAATGTTATGGCTAAAAGTGTTGTGGTTAATGTTGCAGGTAGTGGCGATATTAACGCCTATGCCTCCGAGAATCTATCTGTTAAAATTGCAGGTAGTGGTAATGTAGAGTGTTTTGGAAATCCAAAGAATGTGGAAAAGGTTAAGTTCGGTTCCGGAAGTATTTCCATCAAATAAGTTTTCCTATCATCGGTTAATAAAAAAGGCGAGCAACGTTTGCTCGCCTTCTTTATTAGTTGACATGCTCGAATATTTTACTTTTTAGATCTTTCATTTGCTCAATTTCTTCGATTTTCTTGGGCTTAGCAATGCTTTTATTCTTTGATGCAGCTCTTCGGCTAAGATTCCATAGTAAGCCAATCAACGAAAAAACTACAGCGCATAATGCAAGAATATGGTAGTTTATATTAAGAGGTTGAAGGGCAAAGCATATTCCAATAATAGCCGCATTTACACTAATGAGTATTGAAGTTGACGCCTTGTGTGAGAAGCCTAAGCGTAGCATTAGATGGTGTATGTGTCGCTTGTCGGGATGAAATGGTGACTGTCCATTTGCTATTCTTATTGAGAATACTCTGAGTGTGTCGAAAACAGGAAGTGCCAGGACGGAAATGGCTAAAGCAGGTGCAAAGTTGATGCTAAACGGACCACTGCTAGCTGCATTGATGTTGATAAACTTTAGTGTGGCAGTGGTAATGAATAGCCCGAGCACTAGGGATCCTGTATCACCCATAAATATCTTATTGGCATTGCCAAAAACATTGTAAAGTAGGAAGGCAAATAAGGCTCCTGCCATTGCAAAGCAGAGCATTGCCCATGCAAAATGGCCTAGGATATAGAAATCTACGCCAAAGAATGTGGAGGCCAAGATTCCAAATCCAGAAGCTAGCCCATCAATACCATCAATTAGGTTTACAGCATTTATTAGTGCTATGAAGATAAACATGCTTGACAGAATGCTTGGCCAGTAGGGTATGTCGTAAATGCCAAGTATTCCTTCGAAGGAGGTTATCCTTACATCTCCCAGAAAAGTAATCATAAATGCTACTAGAATTTGCCCCACAAGTTTCTTTTTGGGTGATAGAACTAGTATGTCATCCTTTATCCCTAAAAAGAACAGAACTAGCATGCCAAGCAGTAGTGAGTTAAACTCAGGAACAAAATAGTAGGAGGCAAGAAGCAGCGATGCTACCGAAAATCCAATAAAAATGCCCACACCACCTAGCGTAGGAACCGCTTTTTTGTGCGATGTACGGTTGTTGGGTTCGTCCACGAGGTTCTTGAGGTGTGCAATGCGGATAACCACCGGAATGATCTTGTAGCTCGTGTAGAATGCGATAATAAAGCTGATGAATGGAATTAGATTTTTCATAGATAGTTAGTCGTTAATGATCTTAACACTTCCGTTTAAGCCTAATTCAATGACCGAAGGCATTTTTGCTGTGAATATGGCTTGCTTAGTTGCTGCAGCAGTATGGTCTGCGATTGCAAGTATTGGTTGTGGAATGTATTCAGCGCTAGTTGGTATCTTGTCTAGGTTGTCAGTTGCTGGAATTGATAGGAGAGGCCTGTTGATTCTTTCCAATATTTTATCAATGAGTCCCACCGATACAATTCTAAAGGGGGCCTTGTCCTTATCGATTAGGATACTTTGGGATATTCCAGATACGGTTGGAAGAATAAGGGTTAATGGCGATGTCGCAACGCCTAGAAGCTCTTCTGCTACCTCTGGCAATTCGCGAGTATATCTGGACAGTTGGTTAATATGGTTTACAAGAAGAGAAAATTGGGACTTGCTCGCTGTGCTAAAGCATGAAAACAACTTACTTACTGGTGTTTCATTTGTTCCATCGCATACAATTTCATATCCAATTTCGGTAGGAATGATACAGATGCCTCCTTTTTTTAATACTTCCGTAACTATTTGAATGTCTTTCAATTCCTGATCTTGCATAAAAAGGTTGCTTTTGAAAATGAATTATGATAACCTTAATTTGTAGAGCAACAAATATATGGATTTCATTGGTAAGATTAGGCTGTAATGCTGATTTTGTTTATGTAAAATTGGCGAGATTAGGTTTCCTTCAAAGAGTCATTGATAGAGTGTGTTGTTTTTATTTTTTTTCGAGGATAAATATAAAAAGAGGATGCTTATCTAAGGCGTCCTCTTTCTATGTTATTGCTAAGCTAAACGTAGCTTATACTGCCACATTAAAGTCTCTTAGTGCATCGTTTAGTGATGTTTTGAGATCAGTAGAGGCTTTGCGAGTACCAATGATTAGCGCACACGGAACATGGTATTCTCCTGCATGAAATTTCTTAGGATAAGTTCCTGGAATCACTACCGAGCGAGGCGGTACATATCCTTTGTACTCTACAGGTTCTTCTCCCGAAACGTCTATGATTTTTGTTGATCCCGTAATAACGACGTTAGCACCAAGTACAGCTTCTTTCCCAATATGGGCTCCTTCGACTACAATGCATCGTGAGCCGATA
This window of the uncultured Acetobacteroides sp. genome carries:
- a CDS encoding Sua5/YciO/YrdC/YwlC family protein; amino-acid sequence: MQDQELKDIQIVTEVLKKGGICIIPTEIGYEIVCDGTNETPVSKLFSCFSTASKSQFSLLVNHINQLSRYTRELPEVAEELLGVATSPLTLILPTVSGISQSILIDKDKAPFRIVSVGLIDKILERINRPLLSIPATDNLDKIPTSAEYIPQPILAIADHTAAATKQAIFTAKMPSVIELGLNGSVKIIND
- a CDS encoding MraY family glycosyltransferase — its product is MKNLIPFISFIIAFYTSYKIIPVVIRIAHLKNLVDEPNNRTSHKKAVPTLGGVGIFIGFSVASLLLASYYFVPEFNSLLLGMLVLFFLGIKDDILVLSPKKKLVGQILVAFMITFLGDVRITSFEGILGIYDIPYWPSILSSMFIFIALINAVNLIDGIDGLASGFGILASTFFGVDFYILGHFAWAMLCFAMAGALFAFLLYNVFGNANKIFMGDTGSLVLGLFITTATLKFININAASSGPFSINFAPALAISVLALPVFDTLRVFSIRIANGQSPFHPDKRHIHHLMLRLGFSHKASTSILISVNAAIIGICFALQPLNINYHILALCAVVFSLIGLLWNLSRRAASKNKSIAKPKKIEEIEQMKDLKSKIFEHVN